A single genomic interval of Antechinus flavipes isolate AdamAnt ecotype Samford, QLD, Australia chromosome 1, AdamAnt_v2, whole genome shotgun sequence harbors:
- the LZTR1 gene encoding leucine-zipper-like transcriptional regulator 1, whose amino-acid sequence MAAAPGGGCSGSGSGSGSVAGPAAAARPKVAPSVDFDHSCSDSVEYLTLNFGPFETVHRWRRLPPCDEFVGARRSKHTVVAYKDAIYVFGGDNGKTMLNDLLRFDVKDCSWCRAFTTGTPPAPRYHHSAVVYGSSMFVFGGYTGDIYSNSNLKNKNDLFEYKFATGQWAEWKIEGRLPVARSAHGATVYSDKLWIFAGYDGNARLNDMWTIGLQDRELTCWEEIEQSGEIPPSCCNFPVAVCRDKMFVFSGQSGAKITNSLFQFEFRDKVWTRIPTEHLLRGSPPPPQRRYGHTMVAFDRHLYVFGGAADNTLPNELHCYDVDFQTWEVIQPSPDSELPSGRLFHAAAVISDAMYIFGGTVDNNIRSGEMYRFQFSCYPKCTLHEDYGRLWESRQFSDVEFILGEKEERVRGHVAIVTARCKWLRKKIMQARERGRQKSKLESEEEGPGTPGGKPPFLLEVAIREAEAQPFEVLMQFLYTDKIQYPRKGHVQEVLLIMDVYKLALSFKLSRLEQLCLQYIEASVDLQNVLTVCENANKLQLDQLKEHCLNFVVKESHFNQVIMMKEFERLSSSLIVEIVRRKQQPPVRAHSEQPVDIGTSLIQDMKACLEGAGTDFCDITLLLDGHPRPAHKAILAARSSYFEAMFRSFMPEDGQVNISIGEMVPSKQAFESMLRYIYYGEVNMPPEDSLYLFAAPYYYGFYNNRLQAYCRQNLEMNVTVENVLQILEAADKTQALDMKRHCLHIIVHQFTKVSKLPNLRALSQPLLVDIIESLATHISDKQCAELGSDI is encoded by the exons ATGGCGGCGGCTCCGGGCGGAGGCTGCTCGGGCTCCGGCTCGGGCTCGGGCTCGGTCGCGGGCCCTGCTGCGGCTGCGCGACCCAAGGTGGCCCCGAGCGTGGACTTCGACCACAGCTGCTCGGACAGCGTGGAATACCTGACCCTGAACTTTGGACCCTTCGAGACTGTGCATCGATGGCGCCGCCTCCCTCCTTGCGATGAGTTCGTGGGGGCCAG GCGCAGCAAGCACACCGTGGTAGCCTATAAAGACGCCATCTACGTGTTTGGAGGTGACAATGG AAAGACGATGCTGAACGACCTGCTGCGCTTTGATGTCAAGGACTGCTCCTGGTGCAG GGCTTTCACCACGGGGACCCCGCCGGCCCCCCGCTATCATCACTCCGCCGTGGTCTACGGGAGCAGCATGTTTGTGTTTG GCGGCTACACCGGCGACATTTACTCCAACTCCAATCTGAAGAACAAGAACGACCTGTTTGAGTACAAGTTTGCCACTGGGCAGTGGGCGGAGTGGAAGATCGAGGGGCG GTTACCGGTGGCAAGGTCGGCGCACGGGGCGACCGTGTACAGTGACAAGCTGTGGATCTTTGCGGGTTATGATGGCAACGCGCG GCTCAATGACATGTGGACCATCGGCCTTCAGGACCGAGAACTGACCTGCTGGGAGGAG ATCGAGCAGAGCGGCGAGATCCCGCCTTCCTGCTGTAACTTCCCCGTGGCCGTCTGCAGGGATAAGATGTTTGTGTTTTCGGGGCAGAGCGGGGCGAAAATCACCAACAGCCTCTTCCAGTTCGAATTCAGAGACAAAGT CTGGACTCGGATTCCCACGGAGCACCTGCTGCGGGGCTCGCCGCCCCCTCCCCAGCGAAGGTACGGGCACACGATGGTGGCCTTTGACCGGCACCTGTACGTGTTTGGGGGCGCGGCCGACAACACCCTCCCCAACGAGCTTCACTGCTACGACGTGGATTTCCAGACCTGGGAGGTCATCCAGCCGAGTCCCGACAGTGAG TTGCCCAGTGGGAGGCTGTTCCACGCGGCCGCCGTCATCTCGGACGCCATGTACATATTTGGGGGCACGGTGGACAACAACATCCGGAGCGGTGAAATGTACAGATTCCAG TTCTCCTGCTACCCCAAGTGCACGCTGCACGAGGACTACGGCCGCCTGTGGGAGAGCCGCCAGTTCAGCGACGTGGAGTTCATCCTGGGGGAG AAGGAAGAACGGGTCCGGGGGCACGTCGCCATCGTCACCGCGCGCTGCAAGTGGCTGCGGAAGAAGATCATGCAGGCCCGGGAGCGCGGGCGCCAG AAATCGAAGCTGGAGTCCGAGGAGGAAGGGCCCGGGACCCCGGGCGGGAAGCCGCCCTTTCTGCTGGAGGTGGCCATCCGCGAGGCCGAGGCGCAGCCCTTCGAGGTGCTCATGCAGTTCCTGTACACGGACAAGATCCAGTACCCGCGCAAAG GGCACGTGCAGGAGGTGCTGCTCATCATGGACGTGTACAAGCTGGCCCTGAGCTTCAAGCTGAGCCGCCTGGAGCAGCTCTGCCTGCAGTACATCGAGGCCTCCGTGGACCTGCAGAACGTGCTCACCGTGTGCGAGAACGCCAACAAGCTGCAGCTGGACCAGCTCAAG GAGCACTGCCTGAACTTCGTGGTCAAGGAGTCCCACTTCAACCAGGTGATCATGATGAAGGAGTTCGAGCGCCTGTCGTCCTCCCTGATCGTGGAGATCGTGCGCAGGAAGCAGCAGCCTCCCGTCCGGGCCCACTCGGAGCAGCCCGTGGACATCG GGACCTCTCTGATCCAGGATATGAAGGCTTGCCTGGAGGGGGCCGGCACGGACTTCTGCGACATCACCCTGCTCCTGGACGGTCACCCCCGCCCGGCCCATAAGGCCATTCTGGCTGCCCGCTCCAG TTACTTTGAAGCCATGTTCCGGTCCTTCATGCCCGAGGACGGCCAGGTCAACATCTCCATCGGGGAGATGGTGCCCAGCAAGCAGGCCTTCGAGTCCATGCTGCGCTACATCTACTACGGGGAGGTGAACATGCCCCCGGAAGACTCTCT CTACCTCTTTGCGGCGCCCTATTACTACGGCTTCTACAACAACCGGCTCCAGGCCTACTGCAGGCAGAACTTGGAGATGAACGTGACGGTGGAGAACGTGCTCCAG ATTTTAGAGGCTGCCGACAAGACGCAGGCGCTGGACATGAAGAGGCACTGCCTTCACATCATCGTGCACCAGTTCACCAAG GTTTCCAAGCTGCCCAACCTCCGGGCCCTGAGCCAGCCGCTGCTCGTGGACATCATCGAGTCTCTGGCCACGCACATATCCGACAAGCAGTGTGCCGAGCTGGGCTCGGACATATGA
- the THAP7 gene encoding THAP domain-containing protein 7, with amino-acid sequence MPRHCSAAGCCTRDTRETRTRGISFHRLPKKDNPRRGLWLANCRRLDPSGQGLWDPASEYIYFCSKHFEENCFELVGFSGYHRLKEGAVPTIFESFSKLRRTSKAKAHGYHPSSPDLSQLRRRRRRCSTGRAPPPPANGPTPADVPCFPGDELPTPEGPAAPGSLPALPPSPAPSGLVSPFSDLLEPLEPHGEEASCGTSPSPEREPSPSPSEARPVSPSAYMLRLPPPAGAYIQNEHSYQVGSALLWKRRAEAALDALDKAQRQLQACKRREQRLRLRIARLQQERAREKRSQADARQALKEHLQGLELQ; translated from the exons ATGCCCCGGCACTGCTCGGCCGCGGGCTGCTGCACCCGTGACACGCGCGAGACCCGGACCCGCGGGATCTCCTTCCACAG GCTGCCCAAGAAGGACAACCCTCGGCGAGGACTCTGGCTGGCCAACTGCCGGCGGCTGGACCCCAGCGGGCAGGGGCTCTGGGACCCGGCGTCCGAGTACATCTACTTCTGCTCCAAGCACTTTGAGGAGAACTGCTTTGAGTTGGTGGGCTTCAG TGGCTACCACCGGCTGAAGGAAGGCGCCGTCCCCACCATCTTCGAGTCCTTCTCCAAGCTACGGCGGACCTCAAAGGCCAAGGCTCACGGCTACCACCCCAGCTCTCCCGACCTCTCCCAGCTCCGAAGACGCAGGCGCCG CTGTTCCACAGGTCGGGCCCCTCCTCCGCCCGCGAATGGGCCCACCCCGGCCGACGTCCCCTGCTTCCCCGGGGACGAGCTGCCCACCCCCGAAGGACCCGCTGCCCCTGGGAGCCTGCCAGCTCTGCCTCCCTCGCCAGCCCCCAGTGGCCTGGTGAGCCCTTTTTCTGACCTGCTGGAGCCCCTGGAGCCCCACGGGGAAGAAGCCAGCTGCGGCACCTCGCCGTCCCCAGAGCGGGAGCCCTCGCCCTCGCCCTCGGAGGCCCGGCCCGTGTCCCCTTCCGCCTACATGCTGCGACTGCCGCCCCCCGCTGGGGCCTACATCCAGAATGAGCACAGCTACCAGGTGGGCAGTGCCCTGCTATGGAAGCGGCGGGCCGAGGCGGCCCTGGATGCCCTGGACAAAGCCCAGCGCCAGCTGCAGGCCTGCAAGCGGAGGGAGCAGCGGCTGCGGCTGCGGATCGCGCGGCTGCAGCAGGAGCGGGCCCGCGAGAAGCGCAGCCAGGCAGATGCCCGGCAGGCCCTGAAGGAGCACCTGCAGGGCTTGGAGCTGCAGTGA